The DNA segment GATGTGATTTCTTCGATTCCATGGATGATTCTTGTGACGGTTGTAAGTATCTATCTTACCCCAGGTTTAAAAGCCATTATCCTTGTTATAGGTCTTTTTACATGGATGAGCACGGCTAGATTAGTTCGTGCTGAGACACTTTCGATAAAAGAAAGAGAATATGTATTATATGCTAAATCTTCAGGACAATCATTAAAAAAAGTTATTTTGAAACATATCATTCCAGCGGTTTTTCCTACATTTATTGTGGCATCTACCGTCAGTATCGCTAATGCCATATTAATGGAGTCAGCTTTAAGCTTTCTTGGCTTAGGCATACAGCAGCCATTATCCTCATGGGGGAGCATGCTGCAAAATGCACAAGGAAATTTAGGGAATGCCCCATATATGGCCATATTACCTGGACTTCTCATTGTACTAACCGTTTATTCTTTTAATAGACTTGGTGATATTCTTAGAGCGGTTATTGAGCCAAAGACGAGTGGGAAGTAAATAGGAGGTTTAGATGATATGAAAAATAATTTAATAGATAATAATAGTTTACTAGATGTTAAAAACCTCCGTACAAGCTTTTATAAAGGCAAGTCAAAAACGGAGGTAGTCCGTGGGATAGACTTTTCTGTTCAAAAGGGTGAAATCCTTGGAATTGTCGGTGAATCTGGGAGCGGAAAAAGTATCTTGGTGAAGTCGATTCTCGGCATTATTCCGAGTAACGCAAAAGTTGATTCTGGAGAGATTATTTTAGATGGGAAGCATTTCGAAAGCCTATCGAATAAAGAAAAAAGGGCCATAAGAGGCCGAGATATTGCAATGATTTTTCAAGATCCGATGACAGCTCTTAATCCATTAAAAAAGGCAGGAGAACATCTTGTTGAGTTATTAGTTAGAGTTAGAGGGATGAAAAAGAAAGAAGCCAAGCTCGAGGCAGTGGAATTACTGAGAATGGTAGGAATTCCTTCTCCTGAAACGAGAGTAGATCAGTACCCTCATGAATTTTCGGGTGGAATGAGACAAAGGGTTTTAATTGCAATGGCGTTAGCTTGTAATCCCAAGCTGTTAATTGCTGATGAACCAACTACGGCATTGGATGTAACGATTCAGGCACAAATTCTAGAATTGTTAAAAAAACTGCAGCAAGAAAATGATATGTCGGTAGTGTTCATTACCCATGATCTTGGGGTCGTGGCGACAATATGCAGCCGCATTTTGGTTATGTATGCAGGAATGGTGATGGAAGAGGGACTTGCGAATGAAATCTTTTATTCACCCAAACATCCCTATACAAAGGCGTTATTGAATTCTATACCAAGGGTGGACGGAGAAAAAACGAGATTAAAGCCGATAAAAGGTGCAGCTCCATCGCTTGAAAGTATGAAGAGCGGTTGTCCCTTTGCCGAACGTTGCGATTATGCGATGGATAAATGTTTTAAGGAAATACCCGAATACAAAAACTTCTCAGCAACACAGAAAAGTATGTGCTTCTTAGCAGGGGAAGGAGATCACTTAGATGACTGAGACACAACAAAGATTTATTGAAGTAAGGAATCTAAAGAAATACTTTCCATTAAAAACTTCGATGTTTAGCAAAAGCAAACAAGTGGTAAAGGCTGTGGATGATGTCTCGTTTCATATTTATAAAGGGGAAACGTTTGGACTAGTAGGAGAATCGGGGTGTGGTAAGTCCACATTAGGTAGAACCCTAAATCGCTTGTACGACCCGACTGCGGGAGAAATTCTTTTTGATGGGAAAGATATTGCCAACTTAAATAACAAAGATCTTCAACCGTATCGAAAAAGAATGCAGATGATCTTTCAGGATCCGTATTCATCACTTAACCCCTATATGAATGTGGAAGAAATCATTGATGAGCCACTCGAAATTCATACCGCTCTATCGAAAAATGAAAGAAGAGAAGTCATTATCG comes from the Neobacillus sp. PS2-9 genome and includes:
- a CDS encoding ABC transporter ATP-binding protein; this translates as MKNNLIDNNSLLDVKNLRTSFYKGKSKTEVVRGIDFSVQKGEILGIVGESGSGKSILVKSILGIIPSNAKVDSGEIILDGKHFESLSNKEKRAIRGRDIAMIFQDPMTALNPLKKAGEHLVELLVRVRGMKKKEAKLEAVELLRMVGIPSPETRVDQYPHEFSGGMRQRVLIAMALACNPKLLIADEPTTALDVTIQAQILELLKKLQQENDMSVVFITHDLGVVATICSRILVMYAGMVMEEGLANEIFYSPKHPYTKALLNSIPRVDGEKTRLKPIKGAAPSLESMKSGCPFAERCDYAMDKCFKEIPEYKNFSATQKSMCFLAGEGDHLDD
- a CDS encoding ABC transporter permease; protein product: MQQFKKEFKRNKTAAIALIFLFLILLISIFAFLSPYPPDKVDVTSVLEGPSGKHWFGTDELGRDYLTRALYGGRISLTVGILAMLISTSIGVLIGTISGYFGGRVDNFLMRTVDVISSIPWMILVTVVSIYLTPGLKAIILVIGLFTWMSTARLVRAETLSIKEREYVLYAKSSGQSLKKVILKHIIPAVFPTFIVASTVSIANAILMESALSFLGLGIQQPLSSWGSMLQNAQGNLGNAPYMAILPGLLIVLTVYSFNRLGDILRAVIEPKTSGK